From a single Accipiter gentilis chromosome 10, bAccGen1.1, whole genome shotgun sequence genomic region:
- the IREB2 gene encoding iron-responsive element-binding protein 2 isoform X1 — protein sequence MDPVRPGSPYQPVIEALGNYPQKKFYNVSKLGGAKYDTLPYSIRVLFESSIRNCDGFLVKETDAMNILDWKTKQNNVEVPFCPARVVLQDFTGIPAMVDFAAMREAVRSAGGDPVKVNPACPTDLTVDHSLQIDFSKCAIQNAPNPGGGDSQKPMAKLSPLKAQPRKLPCRGQTACKGPCSAGDSSRNSGQFSAQIENTPILCPFHLQPVPEPETVLKNQEMEFGRNRERLQFFKWSSKVFKNISIIPPETGMAHQVNLEYLSRVVFEVKDFLYPDSVVGTDSHMTMVNGLGILGWGVGGIETEAVMLGMPVTLTLPEVVGCELTGAASPLATSIDIVLSITKHLRQADVAGKFVEFFGSGVSQLSVADRTTIANMCPEYGAILSFFPVDNVTLKHLKHTGFDKAKLEVMEAYLKAVKLFRNDESSSREPEYSQVVQISLSSIIPYVSGPKRSQDRVAVNNMKSDFQACLNEKSGVKGFQIAVEKQNDIVPVQYEGNEYKLSHGCIVIAAVISCTNNCNPSVMLAAGLLAKKAVEAGLVVKPYIRTSLSPGSGMVTHYLSSSGVLPYLSKLGFEVVGYGCSTCVGNTAPLPEAIRNAIKQGDIIACGVLSGTKNFEGRLCDCVRANYLASPPLVVAYAIAGTVRIDFETEPLGTGFNGKSIYLRDIWPTRKELHTVEEECVISSMFKELKEKMEKGNKRWNLLEAPESTLFPWDLKSTYIRCPSFFDKLAKEPVSPQPIENAHVLLYLGDSVTTDHISPAGSIARSSAAAKYLTNKGLTPREFNSYGARRGNDAVMTRGTFANIKLLNKFIGKPAPKTIHFPSGQTLDVFEAAELYQKEGIPVIILAGKKYGLGSSRDWAAKGPFLLGVKAVLAESYEKVHKSQLIGIGIAPLQFLPGENPSTLGLTGREQFSVLFPPELSPGMTLDVKTSTGKVFSVIALFENDMEITLYKYGGSLNFVARRFL from the exons ATGGACCCTGTCAGGCCAG gaAGCCCTTACCAGCCCGTAATTGAAGCATTAGGAAACTATCCACAAAAGAAGTTCTACAATGTCTCAAAGCTTGGAGGCGCCAAGTATG ATACGCTGCCTTATTCCATACGAGTGTTGTTTGAATCCAGTATCCGTAACTGTGATGGCTTCTTGGTGAAAGAAACAGACGCTATGAACATCTtagactggaaaacaaaacagaataatgtTGAAGTGCCCTTCTGTCCTGCCAGAGTTGTTCTTCAAGACTTTAC TGGAATTCCAGCAATGGTGGATTTCGCTGCCATGAGGGAAGCTGTGAGAAGTGCTGGAGGAGATCCTGTGAAAGTCAATCCTGCCTGCCCAACTGATCTTACTGTTGACCATTCTCTGCAGATTGATTTCAGCAAATG TGCAATACAGAATGCTCCAAATCCTGGAGGTGGTGATTCACAGAAGCCGATGGCAAAGCTTTCTCCACTGAAGGCACAGCCTCGGAAGCTACCTTGCAGGGGTCAAACTGCTTGTAAGGGGCCGTGTAGCGCTGGAGATTCGAGTCGCAACTCAGGACAATTTTCTGCGCAGATTGAGAACACACCTATCCTCTGTCCTTTCCATCTTCAGCCGGTGCCCGA GCCTGAGACAGTATTGAAAAATCAAGAGATGGAATTTGGCAGAAATAGAGAGAGGCTTCAGTTTTTTAAG TGGAGTTCAAAGGTTTTCAAGAATATTTCTATAATTCCACCTGAGACTGGAATGGCGCACCAAGTTAACTTGGAATATTTGTCGAGAGTTGTTTTTGAAGTTAAAGATTTCCTATATCCAGATAGCGTGGTTGGCACAGATTCTCATATGACCATGGTAAATGGTTTGGGTATCTTGGGCTGGG GCGTTGGGGGGATTGAAACAGAAGCAGTGATGCTGGGGATGCCAGTTACTCTGACTTTGCCTGAGGTTGTTGGGTGTGAACTGACAGGCGCAGCCAGCCCACTTGCTACTTCCATAGATATTGTTCTAAGCATTACAAAG CATCTTAGGCAAGCTGATGTCGCTGGAAAATTTGTTGAGTTTTTTGGGAGTGGAGTTTCCCAGCTGTCTGTAGCAGACCGAACCACAATAGCAAATATGTGTCCTGAATATGGTGCTATTCTGAGCTTTTTCCCTGTTGATAATGTGACATTGAAGCACTTAAAGCATACAG GTTTTGACAAGGCCAAGCTTGAGGTCATGGAAGCATATCTTAAAGCTGTGAAGTTATTTAGAAATGATGAGAGTTCTTCCAGAGAACCTGAATATTCCCAG GTAGTGCAAATTAGTCTAAGTTCTATAATTCCATATGTCAGTGGCCCCAAGAGGTCCCAAGATAGAGTGGCTGTTAATAACATGAAAAGTGACTTCCAAGCCTGCTTAAATGAAAAG TCTGGTGTTAAAGGGTTTCAGATTGCAGTTGAGAAACAGAATGACATTGTACCTGTTCAGTATGAAGGAAATGAATACAAGCTATCTCATGGCTGCATTGTCATTGCTGCAGTTATCAGCTGTACAAATAATTGTAATCCATCTGTCATGCTTGCTGCAG gactCCTGGCCAAAAAAGCTGTTGAAGCTGGCCTAGTGGTTAAGCCCTACATAAGAACAAGTTTATCACCAGGCAGTGGAATGGTTACACATTACCTCAGTTCCAGTGGAGTATTACCATACCTCAGTAAGCTTGG GTTTGAGGTTGTCGGTTATGGGTGTTCAACCTGTGTTGGAAACACTGCCCCCTTGCCAGAAGCCATCAGGAATGCAATAAAACAG GGTGATATAATTGCCTGTGGAGTATTGTCCGGAACAAAGAACTTTGAAGGACGTCTCTGTGACTGTGTCCGTGCCAACTACCTTGCTTCTCCACCGCTAGTAGTTGCTTATGCTATTGCAGGCACTGTTAGAATAGACTTTGAAACTGAACCTTTGG GCACTGGTTTTAATGGCAAAAGTATTTACTTACGAGATATTTGGCCCACCCGAAAAGAACTTCACACAGTGGAGGAAGAGTGTGTGATATCGTCCATGTTTaaggaattgaaagaaaaaatggaG aaaGGAAACAAACGATGGAATTTACTGGAAGCACCTGAGTCAACTTTATTTCCCTGGGATTTAAAATCTACTTACATCAGATGTCCTTCCTTTTTTGATAAACTT GCCAAAGAACCGGTTTCACCACAACCGATTGAAAATGCCCATGTCTTGCTCTATTTGGGAGATTCTGTAACTACAGATCACATATCCCCTGCTGGAAGCATTGCAAGGAGTAGTGCTGCTGCTAAGTATCTGACCAACAAAGG ACTCACACCTCGTGAATTCAACTCTTACGGAGCTCGAAGAGGTAATGATGCTGTGATGACAAGAGGTACCTTTGCAAATATCAAGCTTCTGAATAAGTTCATAGGAAAACCAGCTCCTAAGACAATTCACTTCCCATCAGGACAAACG CTAGATGTGTTTGAAGCAGCGGAGTTATACCAGAAAGAAGGCATCCCTGTAATTATTCTAGCAGGAAAGAAGTATGGACTGGGTAGCTCAAGAGACTGGGCTGCAAAAGGGCCTTTTTTACTG GGTGTTAAAGCTGTCCTAGCTGAAAGCTATGAGAAGGTTCATAAAAGTCAGTTGATTGGAATTGGCATAGCTCCACTTCAGTTTCTTCCTGGGGAAAATCCAAGTACTTTGGGCCTCACTGGGAGAGAGCAATTTTCTGTATTGTTCCCTCCAGAGCTGTCGCCTGGAATGACTTTGGATGTTAAG acAAGCACTGGAAAAGTATTCAGCGTGATTGCCTTGTTTGAAAACGACATGGAGATAACTTTATACAAATACGGTGGAAGTCTAAACTTTGTGGCTCGAAGATTCTTATAG
- the IREB2 gene encoding iron-responsive element-binding protein 2 isoform X2, whose protein sequence is MNILDWKTKQNNVEVPFCPARVVLQDFTGIPAMVDFAAMREAVRSAGGDPVKVNPACPTDLTVDHSLQIDFSKCAIQNAPNPGGGDSQKPMAKLSPLKAQPRKLPCRGQTACKGPCSAGDSSRNSGQFSAQIENTPILCPFHLQPVPEPETVLKNQEMEFGRNRERLQFFKWSSKVFKNISIIPPETGMAHQVNLEYLSRVVFEVKDFLYPDSVVGTDSHMTMVNGLGILGWGVGGIETEAVMLGMPVTLTLPEVVGCELTGAASPLATSIDIVLSITKHLRQADVAGKFVEFFGSGVSQLSVADRTTIANMCPEYGAILSFFPVDNVTLKHLKHTGFDKAKLEVMEAYLKAVKLFRNDESSSREPEYSQVVQISLSSIIPYVSGPKRSQDRVAVNNMKSDFQACLNEKSGVKGFQIAVEKQNDIVPVQYEGNEYKLSHGCIVIAAVISCTNNCNPSVMLAAGLLAKKAVEAGLVVKPYIRTSLSPGSGMVTHYLSSSGVLPYLSKLGFEVVGYGCSTCVGNTAPLPEAIRNAIKQGDIIACGVLSGTKNFEGRLCDCVRANYLASPPLVVAYAIAGTVRIDFETEPLGTGFNGKSIYLRDIWPTRKELHTVEEECVISSMFKELKEKMEKGNKRWNLLEAPESTLFPWDLKSTYIRCPSFFDKLAKEPVSPQPIENAHVLLYLGDSVTTDHISPAGSIARSSAAAKYLTNKGLTPREFNSYGARRGNDAVMTRGTFANIKLLNKFIGKPAPKTIHFPSGQTLDVFEAAELYQKEGIPVIILAGKKYGLGSSRDWAAKGPFLLGVKAVLAESYEKVHKSQLIGIGIAPLQFLPGENPSTLGLTGREQFSVLFPPELSPGMTLDVKTSTGKVFSVIALFENDMEITLYKYGGSLNFVARRFL, encoded by the exons ATGAACATCTtagactggaaaacaaaacagaataatgtTGAAGTGCCCTTCTGTCCTGCCAGAGTTGTTCTTCAAGACTTTAC TGGAATTCCAGCAATGGTGGATTTCGCTGCCATGAGGGAAGCTGTGAGAAGTGCTGGAGGAGATCCTGTGAAAGTCAATCCTGCCTGCCCAACTGATCTTACTGTTGACCATTCTCTGCAGATTGATTTCAGCAAATG TGCAATACAGAATGCTCCAAATCCTGGAGGTGGTGATTCACAGAAGCCGATGGCAAAGCTTTCTCCACTGAAGGCACAGCCTCGGAAGCTACCTTGCAGGGGTCAAACTGCTTGTAAGGGGCCGTGTAGCGCTGGAGATTCGAGTCGCAACTCAGGACAATTTTCTGCGCAGATTGAGAACACACCTATCCTCTGTCCTTTCCATCTTCAGCCGGTGCCCGA GCCTGAGACAGTATTGAAAAATCAAGAGATGGAATTTGGCAGAAATAGAGAGAGGCTTCAGTTTTTTAAG TGGAGTTCAAAGGTTTTCAAGAATATTTCTATAATTCCACCTGAGACTGGAATGGCGCACCAAGTTAACTTGGAATATTTGTCGAGAGTTGTTTTTGAAGTTAAAGATTTCCTATATCCAGATAGCGTGGTTGGCACAGATTCTCATATGACCATGGTAAATGGTTTGGGTATCTTGGGCTGGG GCGTTGGGGGGATTGAAACAGAAGCAGTGATGCTGGGGATGCCAGTTACTCTGACTTTGCCTGAGGTTGTTGGGTGTGAACTGACAGGCGCAGCCAGCCCACTTGCTACTTCCATAGATATTGTTCTAAGCATTACAAAG CATCTTAGGCAAGCTGATGTCGCTGGAAAATTTGTTGAGTTTTTTGGGAGTGGAGTTTCCCAGCTGTCTGTAGCAGACCGAACCACAATAGCAAATATGTGTCCTGAATATGGTGCTATTCTGAGCTTTTTCCCTGTTGATAATGTGACATTGAAGCACTTAAAGCATACAG GTTTTGACAAGGCCAAGCTTGAGGTCATGGAAGCATATCTTAAAGCTGTGAAGTTATTTAGAAATGATGAGAGTTCTTCCAGAGAACCTGAATATTCCCAG GTAGTGCAAATTAGTCTAAGTTCTATAATTCCATATGTCAGTGGCCCCAAGAGGTCCCAAGATAGAGTGGCTGTTAATAACATGAAAAGTGACTTCCAAGCCTGCTTAAATGAAAAG TCTGGTGTTAAAGGGTTTCAGATTGCAGTTGAGAAACAGAATGACATTGTACCTGTTCAGTATGAAGGAAATGAATACAAGCTATCTCATGGCTGCATTGTCATTGCTGCAGTTATCAGCTGTACAAATAATTGTAATCCATCTGTCATGCTTGCTGCAG gactCCTGGCCAAAAAAGCTGTTGAAGCTGGCCTAGTGGTTAAGCCCTACATAAGAACAAGTTTATCACCAGGCAGTGGAATGGTTACACATTACCTCAGTTCCAGTGGAGTATTACCATACCTCAGTAAGCTTGG GTTTGAGGTTGTCGGTTATGGGTGTTCAACCTGTGTTGGAAACACTGCCCCCTTGCCAGAAGCCATCAGGAATGCAATAAAACAG GGTGATATAATTGCCTGTGGAGTATTGTCCGGAACAAAGAACTTTGAAGGACGTCTCTGTGACTGTGTCCGTGCCAACTACCTTGCTTCTCCACCGCTAGTAGTTGCTTATGCTATTGCAGGCACTGTTAGAATAGACTTTGAAACTGAACCTTTGG GCACTGGTTTTAATGGCAAAAGTATTTACTTACGAGATATTTGGCCCACCCGAAAAGAACTTCACACAGTGGAGGAAGAGTGTGTGATATCGTCCATGTTTaaggaattgaaagaaaaaatggaG aaaGGAAACAAACGATGGAATTTACTGGAAGCACCTGAGTCAACTTTATTTCCCTGGGATTTAAAATCTACTTACATCAGATGTCCTTCCTTTTTTGATAAACTT GCCAAAGAACCGGTTTCACCACAACCGATTGAAAATGCCCATGTCTTGCTCTATTTGGGAGATTCTGTAACTACAGATCACATATCCCCTGCTGGAAGCATTGCAAGGAGTAGTGCTGCTGCTAAGTATCTGACCAACAAAGG ACTCACACCTCGTGAATTCAACTCTTACGGAGCTCGAAGAGGTAATGATGCTGTGATGACAAGAGGTACCTTTGCAAATATCAAGCTTCTGAATAAGTTCATAGGAAAACCAGCTCCTAAGACAATTCACTTCCCATCAGGACAAACG CTAGATGTGTTTGAAGCAGCGGAGTTATACCAGAAAGAAGGCATCCCTGTAATTATTCTAGCAGGAAAGAAGTATGGACTGGGTAGCTCAAGAGACTGGGCTGCAAAAGGGCCTTTTTTACTG GGTGTTAAAGCTGTCCTAGCTGAAAGCTATGAGAAGGTTCATAAAAGTCAGTTGATTGGAATTGGCATAGCTCCACTTCAGTTTCTTCCTGGGGAAAATCCAAGTACTTTGGGCCTCACTGGGAGAGAGCAATTTTCTGTATTGTTCCCTCCAGAGCTGTCGCCTGGAATGACTTTGGATGTTAAG acAAGCACTGGAAAAGTATTCAGCGTGATTGCCTTGTTTGAAAACGACATGGAGATAACTTTATACAAATACGGTGGAAGTCTAAACTTTGTGGCTCGAAGATTCTTATAG